A window of the Echeneis naucrates chromosome 3, fEcheNa1.1, whole genome shotgun sequence genome harbors these coding sequences:
- the lmo1 gene encoding rhombotin-1: MVLDKEEGVPMLSVQPKGKQKGCAGCNRKIKDRYLLKALDKYWHEDCLKCACCDCRLGEVGSTLYTKANLILCRRDYLRLFGTTGNCAACSKLIPAFEMVMRARDNVYHLDCFACQLCNQRFCVGDKFFLKNNMILCQMDYEEGQLNGSFETQVQ, translated from the exons ATGGTGTTAGACAAGGAAGAGG GTGTGCCGATGCTCTCCGTCCAGCCCAAAGGGAAACAGAAGGGGTGTGCTGGCTGCAATCGCAAGATTAAAGACCGCTACCTGCTCAAGGCCCTGGACAAATACTGGCATGAGGACTGTCTCAAATGTGCCTGCTGTGACTGCCGCCTGGGGGAGGTGGGCTCCACCCTCTATACGAAAGCCAACCTCATCCTCTGTCGCAGGGACTACCTGAG GCTGTTCGGTACAACGGGGAACTGTGCAGCCTGCAGTAAACTGATCCCAGCCTTTGAAATGGTGATGAGAGCCAGAGATAATGTTTACCATTTGGACTGTTTTGCCTGTCAGCTTTGTAACCAGAG GTTTTGCGTCGGGGACAAGTTTTTCCTTAAAAACAACATGATTTTGTGTCAAATGGACTATGAGGAGGGCCAGCTGAATGGGAGCTTTGAGACGCAGGTTCAATAG